From Arachis hypogaea cultivar Tifrunner chromosome 3, arahy.Tifrunner.gnm2.J5K5, whole genome shotgun sequence:
GTAATGCTTCTGAATTTACTCCAATGATGGTAAGGCCATTCATCATGAAATTCTAGACTATTCTATCTATTTATATGATTAGATATTCATGGAATACTTACTCAACAATGTGAATTCACATTTTACATAGGACGTAAATTTCTGGGGATCAGTTTATGGCACTTTATGTGCAATCCCACATCTGAAAACAAGCAGAGGCAGGATCATTGTGATTGCATCGGTTTTTGGATGGTTCCCTCTCCCAAAAAGCAGTATCTATAGTGTAACCTTCCGTTAACCATTGCGATATtataaaataggataaattattattttggtgGATAACGTTAATCTTAATTTAGTAtatagtattttaaatattttattttagttttaaaaggtttttaaaatttttatttcagtcctaaaaaattttaaaagtgtttAATGTTATCCCAAGATTAAATTTGATACTAACAATTAGTATATTAAAGAGTTAATAAATTTGATTTTGGTATTCAAGTAAAATTCATTTACCAACAATTactaacataaatttttttttttttattttagagcgttgatgattgattgataggatttgaatttttttttttataaaagatcaacaaaaaaaatattacaaaaagattttagttatatttttttaacacataaaaaatataatttaacaatAAAATTGTTAACATTCACATTAATCATTCTATTAATTATTCATGTTAAATTTAacgataaaataatataaatccatttaaaatttttaagatagaaataaaacgtttaaaatattaaaaattaaattaaaatttgagtcAAATGTTGCAATCAAAATAGTGCTTTCCCCTGTTAAACATGTTTATACTGTTTAGTCTTGTGGAAGTAATGATTACTCCTAAGCAGGCAAGCAAGGCAGCGGCTATAAACTACTTTGAGACTCTCAGGATGGAACTTGGTCGTGCTATTAGCATAACAATAGTCACACCTGGTTTGATCAACACGGATCTAGGATTAACTGTAGTAAAAGAGGTTGGTGGTGAAACTGAATTGAATTCTCAACAAAGTAGTTCACAATAATGAATATAATTGGTAGTTAACTGTGATATTTTTGCAATTACTATAGGAGCGTATAATGGAAATAATTCCACTGTTATCAGCATCTGAATTAGCAGAAAGCATAGTGAAAAGCGCATGCAGGGGAGATATGTACTTGACAGAGCCATCTTGGGTCAAGGTTTTGTTTCCTTTCAAGCTGCTTTATCCTCAACTAGTAGACTCGGCCGTACGctcctttattgggctttcccgaaaaataaataattctgcAACAGAGCTGAAGCTAGAGTAAAGTACTGTGTGCCACTTCCATTTTTTTACAGGTCTAAGTTGTATTAATCTAAAATAAGTTGATTACAATCATTGGTTACCAAGCTTTGTATGATTTTCGACACACTTCTAGTCAAGTAAAGCTAGCATGGTTACAGGCTAATTTTGCCGATTCATGAGTTCCATGATTAGTTTCTTGCTTTGTATGTGACTATGTGAGAACTGGCAAGAGTGAAGTCTGCAGTGTTTGTACCATTATTTTCCCTAATTGGATTCCCCGCTTCCATTTGCTTAGTTAGTATAATTTGTATCAGACAAAAAACCTTATGTAATTTGTTCCACTTTCTTCTTGTATGGCTTGATTTGAACGGTTGAACGCACTTCGTTAATATAACGTAGGCAATAATAAGACTAGGTGGGAATACTGATATTATGATTTTTCCAcataaaataaaagggaaaaaatattatctatacttactataatatttaaatattttttaaacttaaaatacaCCATGGGGGAGTGATACATGCAATGTATTTAATTTATCCAGAGACTAGGAGACATTATTCTGTCAACACCTAAGAATTATTAGATTAGATGCTACTCTTGCTATTGTTGACTTATTTTGAATGAAAAGTTTTCTGTAAGCTTAAGGCTAAGCTACCACGTGTTTAGTTCTGGAAAGTGATAGGTGTTGCATGTTGGGCATGCAAAACGCCAGCGTTACATTGGCACCTTGggatatatatcatatatatgaGTCTACTTCCTTGGTGTTTCCCCCCATCTCTCTCACCGTATTCCTTCAGGCAGCAACAATAATGGTTGTGGATGAATGGATCTTGAACATCCTAGTTCCACCTACGTGCATAGCTTTGCTCCTTTTCATTTTACCACCTTACCTCTTATTCAAGATTATCTACTACGTTCTGAGATCACTGCTTAAAGAGAACGTTGCAGGGAAAGTTATCCTTATAACTGGAGCTTCCTCAGGCATAGGCGAGGTACCTTAATTAGCAATTATTCTCTCATATATTCTTAAAGAAAAACAATGTTTGTTATATTATATGTTATGCGTTTGGTTTGTGTTTGCAAAGCATATAGCATATGAATATGGAAGAAGAGGAGCGCGTCTGGCTCTTGTTGCTAGAAGAGAGAATCGACTGAAGGAGGTTGCACAAAGAGCCATGGCGCTTGGTTCTCCTCATGTCATTACCATTCCTGCAGATGTTTCCATACTCAAAGATTGTCAGCGGTTCGTTGACTGCACGGTCAACCGATTTGGACGATGTGAGTATTAAAACTTAATGTATGATTAGGAATTATGATTTTCAAGTTTAGGGATTAATCAGCTGTTTGTTTTTGCAGTGGATCATCTGGTGAACAATGCTGGGGTTGTTCCTGTTTGCTTGTTTGAACACGCCACTGATATCAGTAATTTTGCACCCGCAATGGTAACTACTGAAAATCTTCAATGTTTTACTCTGCCTTCTAATGGTTAGTTAATTATTATGAAGAACTTGTTTCCCTGTTTGCTTAACAGGACATTAACCTGTGGGGTTCGGCGTACGCCACTTATTTTTCGATCCCACACCTCAGAAAAAGCAGAGGAAAGATCATAGCAATAGCTTCCTCGGCTGGATGGTTGCCTACTCCTAGAATGATATTCTACAATGTAATTAATACTCAAGCTTCATTCCCTTCATGTCATCATCTGTGGCTCTTTCTGTCAATTACAATTACATTATAACGTGTTTTCCATGTTCAGGCAAGCAAAGCAGCAGTAATAAGCTTATATGAGAGTTTGAGGACTGAACTAGGAAAGGACATAGGAATAACCATAGTCACACCAGGGTTGGTCGAGTCAGAAATGACACAGGGCAAGTTCCTATCAAAAGATGGCCAAATGGTTCTTGACCAAGAAATGAGAGATGTAAGCTTAAAATAAGAATACTGAATTGTCATGGCATCTATTTGGTGCCCTCAGCATATATAGCAAATTATGGATGCTTAATTTTGATTGGCGCAGGTTCTGGTTAGTTTGATGCCCATAAGATCGGTGACGGAAGCTGCCAAGTCAATAGTGAATAGCGCCTGCCGTGGAGACCCGTACCTGACAGAACCAGCTTGGATTAGGACAACTTTGTATTTACAGATATTTTGCCCTCAACTACTCGAATATTTAAGCCGCTGGACCCTAATTTCAGGCACTTCTGAGAGGGACACAATTAGCAAGAAGCTCCTTCATTTATCATGCCTGAAGAAATATCTCTATCCTGAATCAGTCAGAAATCCCACGCTCCAACCCAACTAGAATGTAGATTCATAATACAGGCACTTAAATGGCAATAAAAATGTGCCGTTCATGTACTTTTGATTGCCTCAATAGTTTGTCCTTCTAGATTACAGGGCGTTTACAATGTGTTTACCAAACTCTCAAGTCTCTTTGTACAACTCAACTTTCTAAAACAGATAATAGAGTGAAACGGCTCAGGATTGAAGCCAAGGCATTGCtctgattttttattattctttttcttgctcttgttCCGTTCCTGGCGACTTTTAAGTACGAATTTGTCTTTATATCAAGGTtcagaaaaccggaccggtcattaaACCGCTCTAATCACTGGTTTACTGGTCcaaccggttcaaccggaaaaatcgttttagaatagaataatatataaattataaatacacatcctaaaatataattatagtctgatataaatcttaaaatatcttcgaaatttaaaatactacataaaatatcatcaaccaaatacatATTGATCGTATCAAAATCCAAACTCGATCTATTTTTCCAAGCTAAATCTGTTTTTCCCCTAAGGTTAGAAGAACCTTGTGACTGACTATCGTTAGCATACGGAAATTGGGATTAGCAGCATCATTCGGAAGTGGAGTATCGGCAGGCATGTTATTATTCACAGAAGCATTGTTATCAGCAgttgcttcttgattaatactatCTTCCATAACCGAAATTAATAAAacatatatgaaattaaaaagtaaaaacagccGCAAAACCACAGCACAACACATCACAATGAACATACACAGAAATTGAACAGTTCACAGATGAAGTTCCAGCAATTAAACAGTTCACAGAACAAATTCATAGAAATTGAACAGTTCACAGATGAAGCAAAATAGAAGACCAGGCTGCTTAATTTTCAGATTATTAATTTCCTATGCTCAGCAGCAAATAGAAATTGAGCCAAGGATCAAACACAAATTgacaaacaaaatgaaattgtgCAACAAACAGGAATTGAGCTGCAATATAGAAGACCAGGCTGCTTAATTTTCAGATTATTAATTTCCTATGCTCAGCAGCAAACAGAAATTGAGCCAAGGATCAAACACAAATTgacaaacaaaatgaaattgtgCAACAAACAGGAAGTTAGTTTTCAGATTATAAATTTCATGCAAGGTTTCTACTTTCTACTGAGGAAGTTCATACTGCACATAGTATCAAATTCACAGCCACAGCCACAGTTCACAGCCATAGTTCACAGCCACAGTTCATAGCCACAGTTCACAGTCCACAGAGATTAAATTGATCAGCCACAGCCACAGTTCACACTTcacagagtatcaatttcatgcAAGGTTTCTACCGGGGTCGATGGAAGAACATGAGCAGAGGCGAAGAACAAACAAGATGAGCAGAGGACGAGTCACTGACCTGGGGTCGATGGAGGGCTACCGGTGCTGAGTGTTGACTGTTGAGGACCGCGCAATGGAGATGGAGGGCTACCGGTGTTGACTGCGTGCTGCGGTGCTGGTGTTGAGAAAATGAGCATAGGATGGAGATGGAGGGCTACTGGGCAGGAACCAGGCGAAGGCGACGATGGAGATTTGAGGGTTACTGGGGCTGAGGATGGCGACACCAGGGGACGAAGGATGGCGACAGGGGGGCTATGGTTCAGGGCGGCTAGGGTTCTCCGTTCTCCATTGGAGATGATTCAGAAAGGGGGAATGAATGAATGGGGTCGGGGGAAGAAAGGGGGGTGGGGTGCTCCGTGCTAAACGAGCGGGTCGGGTCGGGtccgtttttttattttttattttaattataaaaacggCGTCGTTTAGCATAACCGGCCGGTCACCGGTTCGGTCTAACCGGCCGGTTTTTGATCGGTTCGCCGGTTCTTAAACGGTTTTTGTTTGGACGGTTTTTATATGAGGGACCGGACCGTTTGTAGCGCCGGTTCACGgttaaaccggtcgaaccggccggtctggtccggttttcagaaccttgctttATATATGTTCCAAATCTTCTAAACTTGAAATCTTCCTCCAGAATATCTGCTCGCAATTTTTTAGAAGTTAGAACCTGTTCTTGCCTGGCTAATCCGAGGTATAGCTCGTCCCTTAATGAAGATCGGCAAACTCCTCAATTGGAACGTGATATACGTCGGTGATGTAGGAACAGTagaggtgggtacctgcaaaggcactctaGCGCTCAAGTTAGTAGAAGTATAAATTGATAAGAGTTATTTCTCGGAAGAAGTTGCATACCTTCTAAAATTTGTTCGTCCTTTTTTATATAAGGTCGGCCATTTCCTCTGTGCTGTAACGCTCAAAGAGAGGATTAATTGCATATCCGACGTTATGGATTAAGAGTTAATTATAGTAATTATGAAAACGTCGGTTATGACTAAAATTTTGGACGTTATCGAGCTATAACTCGTAACCGATGTTTACTGGTCATaccacagcccccaagcttaacCTGGCTTTAAAGGGATAAGTTGagctttataaatgagttatAGCTCGGTATATAGAACTCCCAGGTCAACGTGTCTCATTTAAAGTTACTTGGGGCTAATTGAAAATACTTGGACATAAGAGGCTGTAACTATAATGCTTTTGCATGGTTTAAAGTGTGTGtagttttatttaatattttatttaaactgGTCCAAGTTCCAAGGTCTCTTTATAACCGTTAAAAGTGGGTTTCATTTAGTAGTAAGGATTTTGTTAAGGAACTGAAGAGTTAAGTAAATGAAGGGCTAGAAGACTAACGCTTTGTTTCCTGCGATACACTTGGTGTGGCTACGTGATATCTAAAGAAGCCTTTAAACACAAATGACTACTAGAGGTTAGTAAAATTCTTCCTCTTATTTTCGTTCTGTTTGTTAGTATTTTTCTGATTTTGTCAAAAAATGAATGAGAACTGTTTGCTAGTATTTTTCTGGTTTTGTCAAAAAATGAGTGAGAAGAAAGGTAAATTTTTGTCCAAGGTTAAAGATGATGAGTCTTATGATTGGGTCGACGAAGACGTCAAGATACGGGTTTCCTTGTTTTTTGATAAAGATAGTGTGAATGAGGTTAAAGTAGCTAGTATAGTGAAACCTGAATTTCGTTTGGAGTTGCTACCATGCAATCAGTCTGATCGTGTTTTTCAtagaaaaaggaattttgaaaacttttttatgTATAGTTGTGTAATGGAAGAATTACGTGTTAAGCTTCCATTTACCAACTTTGAATGTGATATTCTCAAACAAATGAACTGTGCACCCTCACAAGTCCACCCCAATGGCTGGGCGTTTATAAAATGTTTTCAAGTTCTGATACAATTCTTTGAAATTAAACCTGAGTTGGAGCTTTTCTTTTCACTCTTCCAAGCCAAAGGGGTGTGGAAGGGTTTATGGGTCAACCTAAATAGTACTCCTggcttttctatttttaaattgtataaatCCTCTTTCAAGGATTTTAAAGAAATGTTCCTGAAGGTGAAGTCATTGGATGATGATTTCCCTTTTTATCTAGATGAGCATTTGGGGGAGAAATTCCCGCTGTACTGGTGTTGTCAACCGCAACATATATTAGGTCCGGAACTGATAACTAGTCGAAATGAATGTATCATATCATTTTTAATTGAGATGGTAGATAAGGGAGGTTTGATATCTGTGTCTGAGTTGCTTTCATGGGAGGAAGATAGGTCATCTGTGATGAAATAT
This genomic window contains:
- the LOC112790955 gene encoding 11-beta-hydroxysteroid dehydrogenase-like 4A isoform X1, whose protein sequence is MAAIQKLLNIALHPLSLVLLSSFMIPFLIFKVFIYVRNLFQTDENGRRGAVLSLVDIREDNLVVVAEKARSLGSPDVIIIAADVSKLQDCRRFVDQTVNHFGRLDCLVNNAGIGKPSGFKDWSNASEFTPMMDVNFWGSVYGTLCAIPHLKTSRGRIIVIASVFGWFPLPKSSIYSASKAAAINYFETLRMELGRAISITIVTPGLINTDLGLTVVKEERIMEIIPLLSASELAESIVKSACRGDMYLTEPSWVKVLFPFKLLYPQLVDSAVRSFIGLSRKINNSATELKLE
- the LOC112790955 gene encoding 11-beta-hydroxysteroid dehydrogenase-like 4A isoform X2; this translates as MAAIQKLLNIALHPLSLVLLSSFMIPFLIFKVFIYVRNLFQTDENGRRGAVLSLVDIREDNLVVVAEKARSLGSPDVIIIAADVSKLQDCRRFVDQTVNHFGRLDCLVNNAGIGKPSGFKDWSNASEFTPMMASKAAAINYFETLRMELGRAISITIVTPGLINTDLGLTVVKEERIMEIIPLLSASELAESIVKSACRGDMYLTEPSWVKVLFPFKLLYPQLVDSAVRSFIGLSRKINNSATELKLE
- the LOC112790954 gene encoding 11-beta-hydroxysteroid dehydrogenase A, yielding MVVDEWILNILVPPTCIALLLFILPPYLLFKIIYYVLRSLLKENVAGKVILITGASSGIGEHIAYEYGRRGARLALVARRENRLKEVAQRAMALGSPHVITIPADVSILKDCQRFVDCTVNRFGRLDHLVNNAGVVPVCLFEHATDISNFAPAMDINLWGSAYATYFSIPHLRKSRGKIIAIASSAGWLPTPRMIFYNASKAAVISLYESLRTELGKDIGITIVTPGLVESEMTQGKFLSKDGQMVLDQEMRDVLVSLMPIRSVTEAAKSIVNSACRGDPYLTEPAWIRTTLYLQIFCPQLLEYLSRWTLISGTSERDTISKKLLHLSCLKKYLYPESVRNPTLQPN